From the Candidatus Peribacteria bacterium genome, one window contains:
- a CDS encoding VanW family protein, whose translation MLVLSNIYLLQSVVRDSVHEAAPSAPTGSVADCGDCEAYTGSSALLNEAQNLQKRLSASGGMVPGVATLVRALEQREVLQTRSVTVKVSDSASSAEKTEWTVSLKNHPELITLDVQWSSASFTVDKALLSSYIAKGIFENQRQHVSTKVTAVTQDKQKVSRAVDAPVAHNGFAYDSNSMSRVVANALENGYDNVEVNVAFKKADVIVALDGKEQSLTLLASGRSDFSNSPEERVWNVHKAIDERINNIVVKPGEVFSFVDTLGGPVTLDKGWREGLGLFGGGAALTPGAGICQAATTVFRAALLAGFPIVEKRNHSMWVDHYEPYGAGLDATIFPGVHDMRFRNDTEGYLLIQAYIHDIDDVTVQVYGISDNRTVSLDGPYFYNTKPRASELKPLGHDQVGWVRTVTHTDGRQEVKPLVATYHKGIPRFVFKKYENTPGTTLLHALVSTGGTLVVANDL comes from the coding sequence TTGTTAGTTCTGTCAAATATCTACCTCCTTCAGTCCGTCGTCCGCGACAGCGTTCACGAGGCTGCGCCCAGTGCCCCTACAGGGTCGGTTGCAGACTGCGGTGACTGCGAGGCCTACACCGGATCCAGCGCCCTTCTGAACGAAGCGCAGAACCTCCAGAAGAGACTCTCTGCGAGTGGCGGTATGGTCCCGGGTGTTGCAACGCTCGTCCGTGCGCTTGAACAGCGCGAGGTATTGCAGACACGGTCTGTCACGGTGAAAGTATCTGACTCAGCATCGAGTGCAGAAAAAACGGAATGGACAGTCTCTCTCAAGAATCATCCGGAACTGATCACACTTGATGTGCAGTGGTCTTCCGCATCCTTCACGGTCGATAAAGCTCTTCTCTCTTCGTATATTGCAAAAGGAATATTTGAAAACCAGCGCCAGCATGTCTCGACCAAAGTGACAGCTGTCACGCAGGACAAGCAGAAAGTCTCCCGCGCGGTGGATGCTCCTGTCGCACATAATGGATTTGCATACGACAGCAATTCCATGAGCCGCGTTGTGGCGAATGCTCTGGAGAATGGATACGACAACGTCGAAGTAAACGTCGCCTTCAAAAAGGCTGACGTGATTGTCGCCCTCGATGGAAAAGAGCAGTCCCTCACACTGCTTGCATCCGGCCGCTCCGACTTTTCGAACTCTCCGGAAGAGCGCGTCTGGAACGTGCACAAGGCTATTGATGAACGCATAAATAACATTGTGGTGAAGCCGGGAGAAGTCTTCTCGTTTGTGGATACTCTCGGTGGCCCTGTCACGCTGGATAAAGGCTGGAGAGAAGGTCTTGGCCTCTTCGGTGGTGGCGCTGCCCTCACTCCTGGTGCCGGTATCTGTCAGGCTGCTACCACGGTCTTCCGTGCAGCACTCCTCGCAGGATTTCCGATTGTTGAAAAGCGCAACCACAGTATGTGGGTCGACCACTACGAACCGTATGGTGCCGGACTCGATGCCACTATCTTCCCTGGTGTCCACGACATGCGCTTCAGAAACGACACCGAAGGGTACCTGCTCATTCAGGCCTACATTCATGACATTGACGACGTAACTGTGCAGGTCTACGGCATCAGCGATAACCGCACCGTCTCTCTCGATGGCCCGTACTTCTACAACACGAAGCCTCGCGCCAGTGAACTCAAGCCCCTCGGACACGATCAGGTGGGATGGGTGCGCACCGTCACACACACCGACGGTCGTCAGGAAGTAAAACCTCTCGTTGCAACCTACCACAAGGGTATCCCCCGCTTCGTCTTCAAGAAGTACGAAAACACCCCGGGTACCACCCTCCTGCACGCTCTTGTCTCCACTGGAGGCACGCTCGTGGTTGCAAACGATCTCTGA
- a CDS encoding Eco57I restriction-modification methylase domain-containing protein, with the protein MIVTAQIGKSKAIKLPKSILYQVEALRIRAALETTSEKKSSLGQFFTPAPIAHLLASMFEFNKSHLSLLDAGAGVGNLSIACIQEICKRSSKTKSIKLTAFEVDTELLAYLEETYKICALLCKNQGIKFEYEIINSDFIKDSVQKLQQSSEQQLFDCVVMNPPYKKIHSQSDIRFLLREVGIETGNLYAGFLAVAMKLLKADGQMVAITPRSFCNGPYFRPFRELFLKKMALSKIHIFESRKDAFKEDAVLQENIIFSAFKNREIPFVQISSSNKSVDAINSSREIPYSKVINPNDPEMFIHIIPNEIGDWASKNMNYFNSSLSNLGLKVSTGKVVDFRAKEFLRGMPESDTVPLIFPTHFSEGKIHWPKMNSKKPNAIIRNINTEPSLISNERYVIVKRFSSKEEKRRIVAVIYEPSFTKADLIGFENHLNYFHMNGVGLDENLAKGIFVFLNSTLVDTYFRLFNGHTQVNATDLNSIKYPSLEELRTLGKKTPFPISQETIDALVQKELLNKKIALL; encoded by the coding sequence ATGATAGTTACAGCGCAAATAGGAAAATCAAAGGCTATTAAGCTTCCAAAATCGATTTTATACCAGGTAGAAGCTCTTAGAATTAGAGCTGCACTTGAAACAACTTCTGAAAAAAAATCTAGTCTAGGTCAATTTTTTACACCAGCACCAATTGCTCATTTATTAGCTTCAATGTTCGAATTTAACAAATCCCATCTTTCCTTACTAGATGCAGGTGCAGGTGTTGGAAATCTTTCTATAGCTTGTATTCAAGAAATATGTAAAAGATCTTCCAAAACCAAGAGTATAAAACTAACTGCCTTTGAAGTTGATACAGAACTTTTAGCTTATTTAGAAGAAACATATAAAATTTGCGCCCTTCTATGTAAAAATCAAGGAATTAAATTTGAATATGAAATAATTAACTCAGATTTTATAAAAGATAGTGTTCAGAAATTACAACAGTCATCCGAGCAGCAATTATTTGACTGTGTAGTAATGAATCCTCCGTATAAGAAAATACATAGTCAGTCAGATATACGATTTTTACTGAGAGAAGTAGGAATCGAAACAGGGAATTTATACGCAGGATTCTTAGCAGTTGCTATGAAATTATTAAAGGCTGATGGTCAAATGGTTGCGATTACACCAAGAAGTTTTTGCAATGGTCCATATTTCCGTCCTTTCAGAGAATTATTTTTGAAAAAGATGGCATTATCGAAAATTCACATTTTCGAATCTCGTAAAGATGCATTTAAAGAAGATGCAGTACTACAAGAAAATATTATATTTAGCGCATTTAAAAACAGAGAGATTCCCTTTGTTCAAATTAGTTCGAGTAATAAATCAGTTGACGCAATCAACTCATCAAGAGAAATACCTTACTCAAAGGTAATTAATCCAAATGATCCTGAAATGTTTATACATATAATACCGAACGAAATTGGTGATTGGGCTTCAAAAAATATGAACTACTTTAATTCCTCTTTATCAAATTTAGGACTTAAAGTATCAACAGGAAAAGTTGTGGATTTCCGTGCAAAAGAATTTTTAAGAGGTATGCCTGAATCAGATACAGTTCCTCTAATTTTTCCAACTCATTTTAGTGAAGGAAAAATACATTGGCCAAAAATGAATTCTAAAAAGCCGAATGCAATTATTCGAAATATCAATACTGAACCTTCATTGATTAGCAATGAGAGATATGTGATCGTAAAACGTTTTTCTTCAAAAGAAGAAAAGCGCCGAATCGTTGCGGTCATTTATGAACCATCTTTTACGAAAGCTGACCTAATTGGTTTTGAAAACCATTTAAATTATTTCCATATGAATGGAGTAGGTTTGGACGAGAATTTAGCTAAAGGAATATTTGTATTTCTTAATTCAACTCTAGTTGATACTTATTTCCGACTTTTTAACGGTCATACACAAGTTAATGCCACTGATCTAAACAGCATTAAATACCCATCATTAGAAGAACTTAGAACTCTAGGTAAAAAAACTCCATTCCCTATATCCCAAGAAACAATTGATGCTCTCGTGCAAAAAGAGTTACTTAACAAGAAAATTGCGCTACTATAA
- a CDS encoding DUF262 domain-containing protein — MERRPTLHDISWFLDQSNFNKLNLDPPYQRRSVWTAKDRKFLLDTIFRNYPFPPIFLHQDKDDNGSATYNVVDGKQRIQTIIMFTKDEIAIDRDFGDTNLNGKKFSELDSKYKKIFWDYVVLVDYIDIPSGEEVNEVFDRVNRNARKLVEQELRHARYEGWFIKEAETEALAPFWEKIKLSTKANIRRMRDVQLVSELLLITIDNKIEGFNQDYLDKRYSELDSIEGIEFDEEAYQEKKSSIKSIIEDMVDSNDRCIDFIKTGYNLYTLWAVLTLNNITEDHTVIAENYLKFLDKVSEFKNEEDADSFLATHDASYKNAYEYFVNTSGASTDFKQRKARYDALKSALLD, encoded by the coding sequence ATGGAACGCAGACCTACATTACACGATATTTCTTGGTTTTTAGACCAGTCTAATTTTAATAAACTTAATCTCGACCCCCCTTATCAGAGACGTAGTGTATGGACTGCAAAAGATAGGAAATTTCTTTTGGATACTATTTTTAGAAATTATCCATTTCCTCCCATCTTTCTTCATCAAGATAAAGATGATAATGGTTCTGCAACATATAATGTTGTTGACGGTAAGCAACGTATTCAAACAATAATAATGTTTACTAAAGATGAAATAGCAATTGATAGAGACTTTGGAGACACAAATTTAAATGGTAAAAAGTTCAGTGAGTTAGATTCAAAATATAAGAAAATATTTTGGGATTACGTTGTATTAGTTGATTATATAGATATTCCATCAGGCGAAGAAGTAAATGAGGTTTTTGATCGTGTTAATAGAAATGCTCGTAAGCTTGTTGAGCAGGAATTAAGGCATGCAAGATATGAAGGGTGGTTTATAAAAGAAGCTGAAACTGAAGCATTAGCTCCTTTTTGGGAAAAAATTAAACTAAGTACCAAAGCAAATATTAGAAGAATGCGAGATGTTCAATTGGTGTCTGAATTATTATTAATTACTATTGATAATAAAATTGAAGGCTTTAATCAAGATTATTTAGATAAACGTTATTCCGAACTTGATTCAATTGAAGGAATTGAATTTGATGAAGAAGCATATCAAGAAAAAAAATCTTCAATTAAATCTATTATTGAAGATATGGTTGACTCAAATGATCGTTGTATTGATTTTATAAAGACTGGTTACAATCTTTATACGCTCTGGGCTGTATTAACTCTCAATAATATTACAGAAGATCATACTGTTATTGCGGAGAATTATTTAAAATTCCTAGATAAAGTAAGTGAATTTAAAAATGAAGAAGATGCTGATTCTTTTTTGGCAACACATGACGCGTCATATAAGAATGCTTATGAATATTTTGTAAATACAAGTGGTGCAAGCACTGATTTCAAGCAACGAAAAGCAAGATATGATGCCTTAAAAAGTGCCTTATTAGATTAA
- a CDS encoding restriction endonuclease, protein MKHIQEALAILEQLELPREQQNERSALTLLALLDIKPKNSWDEANNPLCGITPMMEFFAKYYKKKYKPNTRETVRRQSVHQFIEAGLITANPDKPDRPVNSPKAVYQIDPTVLELLKTYGTKEWGNNLTVYLSIIETLKKRYARERKMNRIPVKLAAGKTITLSPGGQNILVKQIIEEFASIYTPNGKLVYVGDTEEKFAYYDEKLIANLNITVESHGKMPDVILYHVEKNWLILIEAVTSHGPVDGKRRDELKRLFSSSKAGLVFVTSFLTRKAMVKYLSNISWESEVWIAEEPTHLIHFNGDRFLGPYTN, encoded by the coding sequence ATGAAACATATTCAAGAAGCACTGGCTATACTCGAACAGCTAGAATTACCTAGAGAGCAGCAGAATGAACGTTCTGCTTTAACTTTATTAGCATTGCTTGATATAAAGCCAAAAAATTCATGGGATGAAGCGAATAATCCATTGTGCGGCATTACTCCAATGATGGAATTCTTTGCTAAATATTACAAAAAAAAATATAAGCCAAACACTAGAGAAACTGTGAGAAGACAGAGTGTTCATCAATTTATTGAAGCTGGCTTAATCACTGCAAATCCAGACAAGCCTGATCGGCCAGTAAATAGTCCTAAAGCAGTGTATCAGATTGATCCAACAGTTCTTGAGCTTCTTAAAACTTATGGAACAAAAGAGTGGGGAAATAATCTAACTGTATATCTAAGCATCATTGAAACATTGAAAAAACGTTACGCACGAGAGAGAAAGATGAATCGCATCCCAGTAAAACTTGCAGCCGGAAAAACAATAACTCTATCTCCAGGTGGGCAAAATATTTTAGTTAAGCAAATAATTGAAGAATTTGCATCTATTTATACACCAAATGGCAAACTAGTTTATGTTGGTGATACTGAAGAAAAATTTGCTTATTATGATGAAAAGTTGATTGCAAACTTAAACATTACAGTTGAATCGCACGGTAAAATGCCAGATGTTATTTTGTATCACGTTGAAAAAAATTGGCTTATTCTTATTGAAGCTGTTACATCACATGGACCTGTAGATGGAAAAAGAAGAGATGAATTGAAGCGATTATTTAGCTCCTCAAAAGCTGGTTTAGTTTTTGTAACTTCATTTTTAACCCGTAAAGCCATGGTTAAATATTTGAGTAATATTTCTTGGGAATCTGAAGTATGGATTGCAGAAGAACCTACACATTTAATTCACTTTAATGGTGATAGGTTTTTAGGACCATATACAAATTGA
- a CDS encoding PKD domain-containing protein — MAETPVSVDGLTPQPVEPLPPTPPSAPTPAPQQMSDAAKKIEKMLLMGAGIAYALYILWSFALMAILPSSDQAMRSLVLVGLLSMAIGGFVFVIAGAALLMRIAQSHVVGNTRQNALIRLVIFVIPGLILSAFTAFMISREPGISIDITKPTTSQEMVAPVSMNFSVEKAVAVLATRGFRPVTYKWDLNGDRKADQETVVPTLTATYDREGAYTLSVTMTAADGSTRTAGRRFTILTAVFGVSPSIPIVEKPVVFSIASLVKDPTGLANVQWDFESDGKVDSEGKTLQATYTYFKTGTYTVTVLIELVNKTQATYKRTITVQEPQPLPFPVTLEHEPSLLIGSPPFAALFSIQTTTPVADVQWDFGDGQQGSGMRVAHTFSENGNYAIEAKVRSESGAVATLNTAVQVVDQLSLPDLSFEGSPKPQGDTIQGEVPLTLNLTPSTKTAFVEFNWEAPDATEVGSTKTNLQAIYRRDGTYTLTLVAQDLNNHVLRKTFKVIAKQPSALVSIAMNPETGLAPLKVSFDASETSIPGDDVTGFIWNFGDGTPEVTQGARVTHTYTIPKTYTIGLTVQTAAGKSHRATSSLVVRAPVLLACMTRSKENIQAGSSVQFYSACTTGSPKNYLWDFGDGAQSSDANPVHLYAEPGDYTVKLIIDDGAGHENSTSTSLTVLP; from the coding sequence ATGGCAGAGACACCCGTGTCCGTCGATGGCCTCACTCCACAGCCCGTTGAGCCGTTGCCTCCGACACCTCCGTCCGCCCCCACTCCTGCGCCACAGCAAATGTCTGATGCAGCAAAGAAGATCGAGAAAATGCTGCTGATGGGTGCCGGTATTGCCTATGCCCTCTACATTCTGTGGTCGTTCGCGCTCATGGCCATCCTGCCGTCGTCTGACCAGGCCATGCGTTCTTTGGTGCTCGTTGGACTGCTGAGTATGGCGATCGGTGGTTTCGTCTTCGTGATTGCAGGAGCCGCGCTCCTCATGCGCATTGCGCAGTCTCACGTTGTGGGAAACACCCGCCAGAACGCCCTCATCCGTCTGGTGATTTTTGTCATTCCAGGATTAATCCTGAGTGCGTTCACCGCCTTCATGATTTCCCGCGAACCGGGCATCAGTATTGATATCACCAAGCCCACCACCAGCCAGGAAATGGTCGCACCGGTCTCCATGAACTTCAGTGTCGAAAAAGCTGTCGCTGTCCTTGCCACCCGTGGATTCAGACCTGTGACATACAAATGGGACTTAAACGGCGACCGCAAAGCGGATCAGGAAACTGTTGTCCCGACTCTCACCGCGACCTATGACCGCGAAGGTGCCTACACACTATCTGTAACCATGACCGCCGCAGACGGCAGCACGCGCACAGCAGGAAGGCGCTTCACCATCCTCACGGCAGTCTTTGGGGTCTCCCCGTCTATTCCCATTGTCGAAAAACCGGTGGTCTTCAGTATTGCCTCCCTCGTGAAAGATCCGACCGGACTTGCAAACGTGCAGTGGGATTTTGAGAGTGATGGCAAAGTCGACTCCGAAGGAAAAACACTCCAGGCAACCTACACGTATTTCAAAACAGGCACCTACACCGTCACCGTTCTCATTGAGCTTGTGAATAAAACGCAGGCCACCTACAAGCGCACCATTACTGTGCAGGAACCGCAGCCATTGCCGTTCCCGGTCACACTGGAACACGAACCGTCTCTTTTGATTGGTTCTCCGCCTTTTGCAGCCCTCTTCAGTATTCAGACCACCACCCCCGTCGCAGATGTACAGTGGGATTTTGGGGATGGCCAGCAGGGAAGCGGCATGCGCGTCGCACACACGTTCTCTGAAAATGGAAACTACGCCATTGAAGCAAAAGTCCGCTCCGAAAGCGGCGCTGTTGCCACTCTCAACACAGCTGTGCAGGTCGTGGATCAGCTCAGTCTTCCGGATCTCTCGTTTGAAGGATCACCAAAACCACAGGGCGATACCATTCAGGGCGAAGTGCCGCTCACATTGAATCTCACCCCCAGTACGAAAACCGCGTTTGTGGAATTCAACTGGGAAGCACCGGATGCGACCGAAGTCGGTTCTACAAAGACGAATCTCCAGGCCATTTACCGCCGTGATGGCACGTACACGCTCACACTCGTCGCACAGGATCTGAATAATCACGTCCTGCGTAAAACATTCAAAGTGATTGCCAAGCAGCCCTCTGCACTCGTCTCGATCGCCATGAATCCGGAGACTGGCCTTGCTCCGCTCAAAGTAAGTTTCGATGCATCGGAAACAAGCATCCCCGGAGACGACGTAACGGGATTCATCTGGAACTTTGGAGATGGCACGCCGGAAGTCACGCAAGGCGCCAGAGTCACGCACACCTACACCATTCCAAAGACTTATACGATCGGCCTCACAGTCCAGACCGCCGCCGGTAAATCCCACCGCGCAACGTCGTCACTCGTTGTCCGTGCTCCTGTCTTGCTTGCATGTATGACACGCAGCAAAGAGAACATTCAAGCAGGCAGCTCCGTCCAGTTCTACTCAGCCTGTACCACGGGCTCCCCGAAAAACTACCTCTGGGACTTTGGAGACGGCGCACAGTCATCCGATGCCAACCCCGTTCACCTCTACGCCGAACCCGGTGACTACACCGTAAAATTGATTATTGATGACGGAGCCGGTCACGAAAACTCGACTTCTACCTCTCTCACCGTTCTCCCATGA
- a CDS encoding LemA family protein, with protein MKFSWKLIIPAILLLLAAWVFSSYNGLVTQKENVDNSWRQVETQYQRRFDLVPNLVSTVKGAANFEQSTLTAVTEARTQWLNAGGNREAGVLAAQNLDSALSRLLVSVEAYPQLQATQAYRDLMTQLEGTENRIATARKDYNDVVRDYNIRVRTFPGNIVASFFGYVPEAGFQSTPGAETAPSVQFD; from the coding sequence ATGAAATTTTCCTGGAAACTCATTATCCCTGCCATTCTGCTTCTTCTCGCAGCCTGGGTTTTTAGCAGTTACAACGGACTCGTTACGCAGAAGGAAAATGTCGATAACTCCTGGAGACAGGTAGAAACACAGTACCAGCGTCGTTTCGATCTCGTGCCAAACCTTGTCAGTACCGTCAAAGGTGCCGCGAATTTTGAACAGAGCACACTCACCGCTGTCACAGAAGCCCGCACACAGTGGCTCAATGCCGGTGGAAACCGCGAGGCCGGTGTTCTTGCTGCACAAAACCTTGATAGCGCATTGTCCCGTCTTCTTGTCTCTGTGGAAGCCTATCCGCAGTTGCAGGCCACACAGGCATACCGCGATCTCATGACACAGCTTGAGGGAACCGAAAACCGCATCGCAACCGCCCGGAAGGATTACAACGATGTTGTGCGCGACTATAACATCCGCGTCCGCACCTTCCCGGGAAATATTGTCGCATCATTCTTCGGATACGTACCCGAAGCAGGTTTCCAGAGCACACCTGGCGCAGAGACTGCTCCTTCCGTCCAATTTGATTAA
- a CDS encoding sel1 repeat family protein: protein MRSTLTLSLVLSLFLAACSGSVTDPQTGSGTNTGTGATIDTATGTGQVMTKEMLMALADAGNADAQFEVGSMYMEGIEVPKDMAKGVQWLEKAAAQGDLRSQFNLGISYYDGLDLPQDYAKARQWFDKAAKNGSDRAEYNLGVMFYRGEGVTIDMKRAMNYFKSSAEKGFADAAFNLGVMYAKGEGAALNNMEAYSWFTVAGILGDTKAQEVIGPVTAKLSAEEKEAATKRVQEIIKGIQEEVEG, encoded by the coding sequence ATGCGTTCCACACTCACCCTCAGCCTCGTCCTTAGCCTTTTTCTCGCAGCCTGTTCAGGTTCTGTGACCGACCCACAAACGGGTAGCGGCACAAACACCGGCACGGGTGCGACGATCGATACTGCAACCGGCACCGGTCAGGTGATGACGAAAGAAATGCTGATGGCACTCGCAGACGCAGGCAATGCTGATGCGCAGTTTGAAGTGGGAAGCATGTACATGGAAGGAATTGAAGTACCGAAAGATATGGCCAAAGGTGTGCAGTGGCTGGAGAAAGCAGCCGCACAAGGCGACCTGCGCTCCCAGTTCAACCTTGGTATTTCCTACTACGACGGACTCGATCTCCCCCAGGACTACGCAAAAGCCCGCCAGTGGTTCGACAAAGCCGCAAAAAACGGTAGCGACCGTGCGGAATATAACCTCGGCGTCATGTTTTACCGCGGCGAAGGCGTCACCATCGACATGAAGCGCGCAATGAACTACTTCAAGTCCTCTGCAGAGAAAGGCTTTGCCGATGCTGCGTTCAACCTTGGCGTCATGTATGCGAAAGGAGAAGGTGCAGCCCTGAACAACATGGAAGCGTATTCGTGGTTCACGGTTGCGGGAATCCTTGGCGATACAAAGGCGCAGGAAGTGATTGGTCCGGTGACGGCAAAGTTGAGTGCGGAAGAGAAAGAAGCTGCGACGAAGCGGGTGCAGGAGATTATTAAGGGGATTCAGGAGGAGGTGGAGGGGTGA
- the truB gene encoding tRNA pseudouridine(55) synthase TruB — MRHGFILIDKPVGPTSHDIVQTVRNVLHESKAGHLGTLDPAASGLMVVAVGAKALKVIEFFNHLTKEYEATVTFGAVSSTYDREGSIEKYPIKPGVPEPDHIAVRRMIEERFVGRISQTPPAHSAVHVDGQRAYDLARQGIEVQMPKREVEISACDIVSYTYPSLVLRVACGSGTYIRSLAHDLGQLLRVGGYLEALRRTKVGNWDVKQAVKPDAAVWSDVIPLKDILKDFVSVELDTEQAAAISLGKKIPLIIQPNTVAWSEGLPIAILVPSSDNPETAHARKVL; from the coding sequence ATGCGTCACGGCTTCATTTTGATCGATAAACCAGTCGGCCCCACCAGCCACGATATTGTGCAAACCGTGCGCAATGTTTTGCATGAATCCAAAGCAGGACACCTGGGCACCCTCGACCCGGCAGCCTCTGGTCTGATGGTCGTGGCAGTCGGTGCAAAGGCACTCAAGGTGATTGAATTTTTCAATCACCTCACCAAAGAATACGAAGCAACGGTCACCTTCGGCGCCGTCAGCAGCACCTACGACCGCGAAGGCAGCATCGAAAAATATCCCATCAAACCCGGCGTCCCGGAACCGGACCACATTGCCGTCCGCCGCATGATTGAAGAGCGTTTCGTTGGGCGTATATCGCAAACTCCTCCCGCACACTCCGCGGTCCATGTAGACGGTCAGCGCGCATACGATCTCGCACGGCAGGGGATCGAGGTGCAGATGCCCAAGCGCGAGGTGGAAATCTCCGCGTGCGATATTGTCTCCTACACCTACCCATCACTCGTCCTGCGCGTTGCCTGTGGCTCCGGTACGTACATCCGCTCCCTCGCACATGACCTGGGACAGTTACTCCGGGTCGGTGGGTACCTGGAAGCGTTGCGCCGGACGAAAGTAGGGAACTGGGACGTGAAGCAGGCCGTCAAACCCGACGCAGCCGTCTGGTCCGATGTCATCCCGCTGAAAGACATTCTGAAAGATTTTGTGTCAGTTGAATTGGACACAGAGCAGGCTGCGGCCATCTCCCTCGGAAAGAAAATCCCCCTCATCATCCAGCCAAACACCGTCGCCTGGTCCGAAGGCCTCCCCATAGCCATTCTGGTTCCTTCTAGTGATAATCCGGAAACGGCGCATGCGCGGAAGGTTCTCTAA
- a CDS encoding TPM domain-containing protein, with protein MTTTRLSLFGLGLCALFLVSAPAHAFELPENDGYVTDAAGIFTPEQKDSLEQNLKEYDQSTSNQLAVLTVQSLSGADIAEVALEAMRTWGVGQKDKNNGALMLIAYQDRSIWIATGYGLEGALPDLVVKGIVETDIIPAFRDGEYADGIESAVESMKKHIGGEYTADRYAAEESSGMFPWILFLVFIGFNWLAASFAKSKSWWAGGVAGGVLGIVLTVLYAWWLSIPVLVALGLFFDYIVSKHSHLFKGGRGGRGGMWGGGGFGGSSGGGGFGGFGGGSSGGGGAGGKW; from the coding sequence ATGACTACCACCCGCCTGTCTCTTTTTGGTCTCGGTCTGTGTGCTCTTTTTCTGGTGAGCGCACCGGCACATGCATTTGAACTGCCGGAAAACGACGGATACGTCACCGATGCAGCCGGTATTTTTACACCGGAACAAAAGGACAGTCTGGAACAGAATCTGAAAGAGTATGACCAGAGCACAAGCAATCAGCTCGCTGTGCTGACCGTACAGTCATTGAGCGGCGCAGATATTGCCGAAGTCGCGCTTGAAGCAATGCGTACCTGGGGAGTTGGACAGAAAGACAAGAATAACGGAGCGTTGATGCTCATTGCGTATCAGGATAGAAGCATCTGGATTGCAACCGGGTACGGACTTGAAGGGGCACTGCCGGATCTGGTCGTAAAAGGGATTGTGGAAACCGATATCATTCCTGCATTCCGTGACGGCGAATACGCTGATGGCATTGAGTCTGCAGTGGAATCTATGAAGAAACACATCGGCGGCGAATACACCGCTGACCGGTACGCTGCAGAAGAATCCTCCGGCATGTTCCCGTGGATTCTGTTTTTAGTGTTTATAGGCTTTAACTGGCTGGCCGCAAGTTTTGCGAAGTCGAAGTCGTGGTGGGCAGGAGGCGTCGCTGGTGGTGTCCTTGGTATTGTTCTCACTGTGCTCTATGCATGGTGGCTGAGTATTCCGGTCCTCGTCGCACTCGGACTCTTCTTTGACTACATCGTCTCCAAGCACAGTCATCTCTTCAAAGGCGGCCGCGGCGGTCGCGGTGGCATGTGGGGTGGAGGAGGATTCGGTGGTAGCAGCGGGGGTGGGGGATTTGGGGGATTTGGCGGCGGCTCATCCGGAGGAGGTGGCGCGGGAGGAAAGTGGTGA